A segment of the Myripristis murdjan chromosome 20, fMyrMur1.1, whole genome shotgun sequence genome:
tatgaaCCTTTTACGAATAAGCTCCATGGTGTTCCCTTGGTATGCTGTTCTTCTCTAtattattatgttgttttctAATGTGATTTTCTTATGTTGCAAGACACAATGTATGAAGGACTTACTTTAGGCCATAAAGGAACCATGGTTGCAGTTTAGGAGTGCATTTCAGGACTTGTCATcacaaaatgacttttaaaatgATTATGGGTAATTTTGTGATCATTGCGTGACTATATATACCCCACATGtatgtcatgttcatgttcatgtcatGTCGCTTTTACCGTAAACATGAcctgggaaaaataaaacattctcaTCAGCCTCTGAGTAGTAATTACTAGTACACTGACTAAAGGGTCTCATGCCTCCCACCAACAGTTGCAGTTTCTCCACACAGAAGACGAACATAGTAGTGAACATAGCAGTGACCCAACAATGTTGTGTgtcctaaaaaacaaacaaagttaatttatctttgatttttaattgaaaaaagagaaagggttGCGAGGGTTGAGGGTTTCTGTAGTTTATTCTATTTTCCCAGTGACTTGAACGTCACATAAAATACATGCATGTTGGTGACATCTGAACTTTATAAATCAGAAAGATCTATATGTGCCACTAACAGATACCAATTAGTATTACTGTTTAGTTATTATTTACCACGTGAAAGCTGAGGTGAATATTTGCTAGTTTGTTATTTATCATGTGAAAACTGAGAATGATGGCATTTCCAAGCTGTCcaaatttattattttcccATGACTTTAAATGCAGCAACGAGACTTCGGCGTCGGTATCGTCCACTTATGGGAATTGTAGTTTATTAGTACATACATGTAACGCGGCGTATCCTGGCGGAAACTACAACTTCCAGATTTCCCAACGCGGAAGTAGCGCACCGAAACATCCTAGTAACTTCCAAGCTGCTTTTTCAAGCAGGCTGTTGATAAGAAAGATGTCTCACATCGTAAAGAAACGAAAACTGGATAAAAACAGACAAGATAACCTCTACTTCGACAGCTACTCCGATGTGACCATCCACGAAGAGATGATAGCGGACCACGTGCGGACCAACACGTACCGGATGGGGATACTGAGGAACAGCGAGTCCATTCGGGGGAAAGTTGTCCTGGACGTCGGGGCAGGAACCGGCGTTTTGAGCATTTTCTGTGTCCAAGCCGGAGCTAAGAAAGTGTACGCGGTGGAAGCGTGTTCTATCGCGGAGCAGGCGGTGAAAAtagtcaaacaaaacaaaatggaggATAGGATTGAAGTGATACGGGGCACCGTGGAGACAGTGGACCTACCGGAGACGGTGGACGTCATTGTGAGTGAATGGATGGGGTATGCCCTCCTGCACGAGTCCATGCTCAACTCGGTGCTCTATGCCCGGGACAAGTGGCTGAAGCCGGGCGGCCTTATTCTGCCCTCCGAGGCGGAACTCTACATAGCACCAGTCAGTGACCCGGTGGTGGAGGACCGGCTGCACTTCTGGTACACGGTGAAGGACCAGTACGGCATCGACATGTCCTGTATGTCCGACTTTGCCAGAAAATGCATCATGAACTCCGACATCACTGTGAACTCTGTAACCGTCGAGGACGTCCTCTCTCACCCAGCACGCTTCGCCAGGGTGGACCTATACTCCGTCACCGCGGAGGAGCTCCAGTCGGTGAAGGGCCAGTTCACATGTGAGTGCTTCGGCTCGGCCAGCGTAAATGCCTTCTGTGTTTGGTTCACTGTGACTTTCCCCAGCCCGGACAAGCCGCCGCTGGTGCTCTCCACGTCCCCGTTCAAACCGGAGACGCACTGGAAGCAGGCGGTGCTGTACCTGGACGAGCCGGCGGATGTGGTTCAGGACACCCGGGTGGCCGGCGAGGTGCGCATGTATCCCTCCGAGGATAGTGCCAGGCATATATGCATCCATATGGACTACACCATAGGAGAGCAGAAAAGACAGTCCAAGACCTTCTCTATCCCTGACTGGAGTGCAGAGGCTCAGCAGTAATGTGGCTTTATGGTTTTTAATGGTGTCAACACTGACATACAGGTCACCAAACACCGAGTCCCTTCATCTAATATCGCTGCACCACCCAAACGGAATAAAGTGGAGCAGGGCTGAGATGATATGCTTATCTCCCAATTCAATACTGTCACGATACTTGGGTGCAAATTCAATATGCATTgcgattctacaagtattgtgatttgatattatGTTTCATTacgatttttcttgttttaaattaccttctagtttgtggatgcaaggtttcatgaagctgtgattatcttaAAGGTCTCTAGgggtcattttatacatttatgtcCAGTTCCAAAAAAAATAGTGTCACTACAATTAAATGGATACTATAGGGGTCAGCATCATCACACATCAATCAAATGTAGCTCATTCAATCCACaggagtctcagctttccagtcaaagccgatttatgcaactccaagaccgtttaggccccagtctgcacaattataccattttacaacaggccaaaagaacacatttggactgctggaggtcagaggttaagGGAACACTTAGATTTTTCCTCACCACAATGTGGCCTAAGTTTAGAGCAATAGTGaagtgaattgattttttttcctcaccccAAGTGACTAAGAAAACAGTTTTTGGTAAGTCTGGTAACTTATTAAATGTAGGTCACCAAACTGTCAGCTTAGAGCAAGCACCGGTCCAGAATACTGCCTGATGTAATGtgatgtcatttatttatttcttttttgaccttcaaataaatgtgtgtggttattttttatttattttttacttttttttgcttGACTTGTTGCTTATCATAATTACAGGGAACATTTGGACTCACTTAGGTGACTATTTAAGAGTGTCGCACCTTGCCATTTCCTGTTGATGCCCATTGTCACTCAAACTCTCTcactcatactcacacacagcatgtgAGCAAATTGTGTACACATAACCCCAGGCTAAAAGCAATTAGTGTAGTTGTTGCAGGTGTATTCACACAATGGTTAGTGCAGTGGAAG
Coding sequences within it:
- the prmt6 gene encoding protein arginine N-methyltransferase 6; this translates as MSHIVKKRKLDKNRQDNLYFDSYSDVTIHEEMIADHVRTNTYRMGILRNSESIRGKVVLDVGAGTGVLSIFCVQAGAKKVYAVEACSIAEQAVKIVKQNKMEDRIEVIRGTVETVDLPETVDVIVSEWMGYALLHESMLNSVLYARDKWLKPGGLILPSEAELYIAPVSDPVVEDRLHFWYTVKDQYGIDMSCMSDFARKCIMNSDITVNSVTVEDVLSHPARFARVDLYSVTAEELQSVKGQFTCECFGSASVNAFCVWFTVTFPSPDKPPLVLSTSPFKPETHWKQAVLYLDEPADVVQDTRVAGEVRMYPSEDSARHICIHMDYTIGEQKRQSKTFSIPDWSAEAQQ